One window from the genome of Spirosoma rhododendri encodes:
- a CDS encoding MOSC domain-containing protein produces MFLSALYIYPIKSLGGISVDEAVVEAKGLRHDRRFMLVTPDGKFITQRTHPIMALIDVRIDGDTLSVWHRHRADDVLNLPLDGAVPGTGETMAVSIWDSKDVPAQTVSAEADAWFSRVLAMPCRLVYMPDTTHRPVDEQYARQNDPVSFADGYPYLLIGQSSLDYLNRLVISETQPEPMEMARFRPNLVVSGSKPYEEDGWATFRIGDLTFYGVKPCARCVLTTIDPTTAEKGREPLRTLATYRQYTHKILFGQNVLPDPDASGVLRVGQVLDVTVRQEPWLAPPVDMEY; encoded by the coding sequence ATGTTTCTCTCCGCCCTATACATCTACCCGATCAAGTCGCTTGGCGGGATTTCGGTTGATGAAGCCGTCGTCGAAGCGAAAGGACTACGCCACGACCGGCGATTTATGCTGGTGACCCCCGACGGGAAATTTATCACCCAGCGTACCCACCCCATCATGGCCCTGATCGACGTCCGAATCGATGGTGATACCTTGTCAGTATGGCACCGGCACCGGGCCGACGATGTGCTGAATCTGCCGCTTGACGGTGCCGTACCGGGGACGGGGGAGACAATGGCCGTGTCGATCTGGGACAGCAAAGACGTGCCCGCACAGACCGTCAGTGCCGAAGCCGATGCCTGGTTTTCGCGGGTACTGGCGATGCCCTGCCGACTCGTCTACATGCCCGATACCACTCACCGGCCCGTCGACGAGCAGTACGCCCGGCAGAATGATCCGGTCAGCTTTGCCGACGGGTATCCGTATCTGCTCATCGGGCAGTCGTCGCTCGATTACCTGAACAGACTGGTTATTTCTGAAACGCAGCCGGAGCCGATGGAAATGGCGCGGTTTCGGCCCAACCTGGTTGTCAGCGGAAGCAAGCCGTACGAGGAAGACGGCTGGGCAACGTTCCGGATTGGTGATCTGACGTTTTACGGGGTGAAACCCTGTGCCCGCTGCGTACTGACAACCATTGACCCGACGACGGCCGAAAAAGGACGCGAACCGCTGCGAACATTAGCCACGTATCGGCAGTATACACACAAGATTCTGTTTGGGCAGAACGTGCTACCCGACCCCGATGCGTCGGGCGTGTTGCGGGTGGGGCAGGTGCTTGACGTGACAGTTCGACAGGAACCCTGGCTGGCTCCGCCCGTTGATATGGAATACTAG
- the tsaD gene encoding tRNA (adenosine(37)-N6)-threonylcarbamoyltransferase complex transferase subunit TsaD translates to MIILAIESSCDETSAAVLVDSEMRSNVIAAQLIHEQYGGVVPELASRAHQQHIWPVVERALADAKVTKTDVSAIAFTRGPGLLGSLLVGASFAKALALGLRVPLIEVNHMQAHVLAHFIDDPDRPEKPQFPFLCLTVSGGHTQIVRVDGPLDMHVIGQTMDDAVGEAFDKSAKLLGLPYPGGPLIDKYAAEGNPLAYRFPMSEMPDFNFSFSGIKTAILYFLRQQTKENPDFIQQNLPDICASIQHTLVQMLLTKLKRAVRETGIQQIAVAGGVSANRGLRTALSQLGQEQGWSVFIPRFDYCTDNAAMIAMAAKFKYEQGDFTDQTVSPLPRMSF, encoded by the coding sequence GTGATTATTTTAGCTATTGAATCGTCCTGCGATGAAACGTCGGCGGCCGTTCTGGTCGATAGTGAGATGCGTTCTAACGTCATTGCGGCTCAGCTGATTCATGAGCAGTACGGGGGCGTAGTGCCCGAACTGGCGTCGCGGGCGCATCAGCAACACATCTGGCCGGTAGTCGAACGGGCGCTGGCTGATGCAAAAGTAACCAAAACCGATGTGTCAGCGATTGCCTTCACGCGGGGGCCGGGCCTGCTGGGGTCGTTGCTGGTGGGCGCGTCGTTTGCCAAAGCCCTCGCCCTGGGGTTGCGCGTCCCGCTTATCGAAGTCAACCACATGCAGGCCCACGTGCTGGCCCACTTCATCGACGACCCCGACCGACCCGAAAAACCGCAGTTTCCGTTTCTTTGCCTGACCGTCAGCGGGGGGCATACGCAGATTGTCCGTGTCGATGGTCCGCTGGATATGCACGTAATCGGGCAGACGATGGACGATGCGGTGGGTGAAGCCTTCGACAAGTCGGCCAAGTTGCTGGGGCTACCGTATCCGGGTGGGCCGCTGATCGACAAATACGCTGCCGAAGGAAACCCGCTGGCCTACCGCTTCCCGATGAGTGAGATGCCCGACTTTAACTTTTCATTCAGCGGTATCAAAACGGCTATTCTGTATTTTCTGCGGCAGCAAACGAAAGAGAACCCCGACTTTATTCAGCAAAACCTACCCGACATTTGCGCCAGTATTCAGCACACGCTGGTTCAGATGCTGTTGACGAAGCTGAAACGGGCCGTGCGCGAAACGGGTATCCAGCAGATTGCCGTAGCCGGGGGAGTATCCGCCAACCGGGGCTTACGCACCGCCCTCAGTCAGCTGGGGCAGGAGCAGGGCTGGTCGGTCTTTATCCCCCGCTTTGACTATTGCACCGACAACGCAGCCATGATTGCGATGGCGGCCAAGTTCAAATACGAGCAGGGCGACTTCACCGATCAAACCGTCAGCCCCCTGCCGAGAATGAGTTTTTAA
- a CDS encoding translocation/assembly module TamB domain-containing protein: MRQFFAILAKTLLYLVLTVVGLAFAILLALQLPPVQTRLVQEVARRVSEKLEFPVSIESVSIKWFDSLTLSGVKILDREQRPMIQVGRLDLDYNLRNLIDSSAHNLHLDGAVLYRPDVRMIKNPRTGDTNLDEFIAQIDKLTADTTRPSVPDQHTPFTIARIQLIEGAYTLDDPREPYMRDRNSFDYNHFTLKNLTGDVSQFLVLGDTIALNIKGLSGIDKGSGLRIRRLDTHFLYSAKTMDFDRLYAHIGNSIIRHSLTFFYERPSAFGDFNRRVVIQARFHDSEIRSQDLGLFSDYLRGLNETWYLSGLFTGTVDNFRLNHTDLRFGPGGRSRLVGDMAWKGLPDIDRTTVNLAFAPSLVNMADIRQYYPNEGFNKTIQKLGTVAFDTRFVGLFSDFKNVGTFRTALGTVTGDIALKLPKNSDQTTYTANLKATDFNLGTLIDDPKQFRLIDGQAQLTGRGINIEKASVDVNGQLARFGWQGYDYRDVTVRGNLQKAFFHGQLALRDPNLAFDLDGEFDFTKPLSRYDLHGTVQQANLLALGFVDDSLQISTGLDVQLEGNKLDNIVGQAYFHDARLLLNRRSLRIDTLSLVSSVEQRRQEGNPDSVSSQRYFALDSEFLTAKLQGNFQPQRTVDDLSQLIREYKLFFAGDAAGMNAYYARKKQQLPRTGLMHYSIDYQTITKAVAPLIAFLDPTLYVSPATRLEGRFTVGNTSFLTANLHTDSLRFNKIGFGPTDLDLTTSKFTLSPEVLASAVLSSERQSFSKAIPTRNLQAEGYWDTDHIDFTTNVDQAGSSNRAVLNGELRFKGDAIDLTFRQSQLRVLDGDWTLNTESLIRKVGDEYTIRNLSVTNQDQRIQAAGRLSTDSSEVLTVAANAFKLQSLNSVLNTKLGGTLNGTASVRNIYETPILESQFAVTALAYDSTLFGDLRSRAEWEQSLQRLNVDAHLSRNDADILTILGSYTPSLTTDPLNLTAALTNADLAILDSFTKGLFSNFGGTAMGQIAIKGKPAAPILTGELNLQNGRGRFDYLKTDFTFDNKIYFGENEIIARNLTLRDADGNTAQLRGGVFHDGFRNVTLGLTGDFRNFRIMNTSVTDNDVFYGQGVITGKAELTGPLDNLAIQANVASNKGTRIYIPLDGAASVSSDDQIRFVSHAAPKSGTDLPPDERPGGIDLSRIMMDFNFDITPDAYCEIQLDKQTGDIIKAYGQGRIAMRVDTKGDFSMTGTYAIQKGDYTFTFQNIINKRFQIRPNSRITWTGDPYGALLDVTAAYTQYTSLSPLLPTGSRGSDQTRRYPVDLVIRINGDLGAPAINYNVDVKDYPSTSDFRQAVTAFQSRLQSNDQELTRQVSSILLFNQLLPEGTSLFDQGQVNAGVANSVSELVSNQISRLASSLNDNLDIGLSFGGFTSSSSTQNDNLLNNLQLRFSYRLLNDRLRISRDGGFTYGQNQYNTASLLGEWTLEYWLTSDGQLRAKVYNRNQQSILNQFNLASTTISTGGGLSLLYTRSFNRLFGTSRPAPGLAPAPSSASPTSPSTPVTPVSTLFR; this comes from the coding sequence ATGCGTCAGTTTTTCGCCATACTCGCCAAAACCCTGCTCTACCTCGTGCTGACGGTAGTCGGATTGGCGTTTGCGATTTTACTGGCGCTGCAACTGCCGCCCGTTCAGACGCGTCTGGTGCAGGAGGTAGCCCGTCGGGTGTCGGAAAAGCTTGAATTTCCGGTCAGTATCGAAAGTGTATCGATTAAGTGGTTTGACTCGCTGACCCTGTCGGGCGTTAAAATCCTCGACCGCGAGCAACGCCCCATGATTCAGGTCGGGCGGCTCGATCTCGATTACAACCTCCGCAATCTGATCGACTCGTCGGCGCACAACCTGCACCTCGACGGGGCCGTGCTGTACCGCCCCGACGTACGGATGATAAAAAATCCGCGCACGGGCGACACCAACCTGGACGAGTTCATTGCGCAAATCGATAAGCTGACGGCCGACACGACCCGCCCATCGGTACCCGATCAGCACACGCCGTTTACCATCGCCCGGATTCAGTTGATCGAAGGTGCTTACACGCTCGACGACCCCCGCGAGCCGTACATGCGCGACCGTAACAGCTTCGACTACAACCACTTCACGCTTAAAAACCTGACCGGCGACGTTAGCCAGTTTCTGGTACTGGGCGATACCATCGCGCTTAACATCAAAGGCTTATCGGGCATCGACAAGGGATCGGGGCTGCGTATCCGGCGGCTCGACACGCACTTTCTGTACAGTGCCAAAACGATGGATTTCGACCGGCTCTACGCCCACATCGGCAACTCGATCATCCGCCACAGCCTGACGTTTTTCTACGAACGCCCGTCGGCCTTTGGCGATTTCAACCGCCGGGTTGTGATACAGGCCCGCTTCCACGACAGCGAAATCCGCTCGCAGGACCTCGGCCTTTTCTCCGACTACCTGCGTGGACTCAACGAGACGTGGTACCTGTCAGGGCTGTTCACGGGTACGGTCGATAATTTTCGGCTCAACCATACCGATCTGCGCTTTGGCCCCGGTGGACGCAGTCGGCTTGTGGGCGACATGGCCTGGAAAGGGTTGCCCGACATCGACCGCACAACGGTCAATCTGGCGTTTGCTCCCTCGCTCGTCAACATGGCCGATATCCGGCAGTATTACCCCAACGAAGGCTTCAACAAGACTATTCAGAAGCTGGGCACGGTAGCGTTCGACACACGCTTCGTCGGCTTGTTCAGCGACTTTAAAAACGTGGGCACCTTCCGAACCGCCCTCGGAACGGTGACCGGCGACATTGCCCTGAAACTCCCCAAAAACAGCGATCAGACGACCTACACGGCGAATTTGAAAGCTACCGACTTCAACCTCGGTACGTTGATTGACGACCCAAAGCAATTCCGACTGATCGACGGGCAGGCGCAACTGACGGGGCGGGGTATCAATATTGAAAAAGCCAGCGTCGACGTCAACGGGCAGTTGGCGCGCTTCGGCTGGCAGGGCTACGACTACCGCGACGTGACGGTACGGGGCAACCTGCAAAAGGCATTTTTCCACGGGCAGTTGGCCCTCCGCGACCCGAACCTGGCCTTTGATCTCGACGGCGAATTCGACTTCACCAAGCCCCTGAGCCGCTATGATCTGCATGGCACCGTGCAGCAGGCCAATCTGCTGGCGCTGGGTTTCGTCGACGATTCGTTGCAGATCAGCACCGGCCTCGACGTGCAGCTCGAAGGCAACAAGTTAGACAACATTGTGGGGCAGGCTTACTTCCACGATGCCCGACTGCTACTCAACCGGCGTTCACTCCGCATCGATACCCTGTCGCTGGTATCGTCGGTAGAACAGCGTCGACAGGAGGGAAATCCGGACTCGGTCAGTTCACAGCGATACTTTGCGCTCGACTCGGAGTTTCTGACGGCCAAACTTCAGGGCAATTTCCAGCCGCAACGCACCGTCGATGACCTGAGTCAACTCATCCGGGAATACAAGCTGTTTTTTGCGGGCGATGCGGCTGGTATGAACGCGTACTACGCCCGAAAGAAACAGCAGTTGCCCCGCACCGGGCTGATGCACTACAGCATCGACTATCAGACGATCACGAAGGCTGTAGCGCCCCTGATCGCCTTCCTCGACCCGACACTGTATGTCTCGCCCGCTACCCGGCTTGAAGGGCGCTTCACCGTCGGCAACACCTCATTCCTGACGGCCAACCTGCATACTGACTCGCTGCGGTTCAACAAAATCGGGTTCGGCCCAACCGATCTCGACCTGACGACGTCTAAGTTTACCCTCAGTCCTGAAGTGCTGGCATCGGCGGTGCTATCGTCGGAGCGGCAGTCGTTCAGCAAGGCGATACCGACCCGCAACCTACAGGCGGAAGGCTATTGGGACACCGACCACATTGATTTTACGACCAACGTCGATCAGGCGGGCAGCAGTAACCGGGCGGTGCTGAACGGCGAACTGCGCTTCAAAGGCGACGCCATCGACCTGACCTTCCGGCAATCGCAGCTGCGCGTACTGGATGGCGACTGGACACTGAACACCGAAAGCCTGATTCGGAAAGTAGGCGACGAATACACCATCCGTAATCTGTCGGTTACGAACCAGGATCAGCGCATACAGGCCGCCGGGCGGCTGTCGACCGATTCGAGCGAGGTGCTGACGGTGGCGGCCAATGCCTTCAAACTGCAATCGCTCAACTCGGTACTGAACACCAAGCTGGGCGGTACGCTGAACGGCACCGCGTCGGTACGCAACATTTACGAGACACCCATTCTCGAAAGTCAGTTTGCGGTGACGGCACTGGCTTACGACAGCACCCTGTTTGGCGATCTGCGTAGCCGGGCCGAATGGGAACAGTCATTGCAGCGGCTGAACGTCGACGCACACCTGAGCCGCAACGACGCCGATATCCTGACCATTCTGGGTAGCTATACGCCCTCGCTGACGACCGACCCGCTGAACCTGACGGCAGCCCTGACCAACGCCGACCTGGCTATTCTGGATTCCTTTACGAAAGGGTTGTTTTCCAATTTCGGCGGTACGGCTATGGGGCAAATCGCCATCAAAGGGAAACCGGCAGCCCCCATACTGACGGGTGAACTGAACTTGCAGAACGGACGGGGCCGCTTCGATTACCTGAAAACGGATTTCACGTTCGACAACAAAATTTATTTCGGCGAAAACGAAATCATTGCCCGTAACCTGACCCTGCGCGACGCAGACGGCAACACGGCGCAGCTACGTGGTGGGGTATTTCACGACGGCTTCCGCAACGTCACGCTGGGGCTGACCGGCGACTTCCGCAACTTCCGCATTATGAACACCAGCGTGACCGACAACGACGTGTTCTACGGGCAGGGGGTCATCACGGGTAAAGCAGAACTAACCGGGCCGCTCGACAATCTGGCGATTCAGGCCAACGTAGCCAGTAACAAAGGCACCCGTATCTACATCCCGCTCGACGGAGCCGCGTCGGTATCGTCCGACGACCAGATTCGGTTCGTCAGCCATGCCGCGCCCAAATCCGGCACTGATCTGCCCCCCGACGAACGTCCGGGTGGGATCGATTTGTCGCGGATTATGATGGATTTCAACTTCGACATCACCCCCGATGCGTATTGCGAAATCCAGCTGGACAAGCAGACGGGCGACATTATCAAAGCCTACGGACAGGGGCGGATCGCGATGCGGGTTGATACGAAGGGTGACTTCTCAATGACCGGCACCTACGCCATTCAGAAAGGAGATTACACGTTTACCTTCCAGAACATCATCAACAAACGCTTCCAGATTCGGCCCAACAGTCGCATCACCTGGACGGGCGACCCCTACGGTGCCCTGCTCGACGTTACGGCAGCATACACGCAGTACACGTCTTTGTCGCCCCTGTTGCCAACGGGCAGTCGTGGGTCCGATCAGACGCGTCGGTACCCGGTCGATCTGGTGATTCGGATCAACGGTGATCTGGGAGCCCCCGCCATCAACTACAACGTCGACGTAAAAGACTACCCCTCGACGTCCGATTTCCGGCAGGCCGTCACCGCCTTTCAATCGAGGCTGCAAAGCAACGATCAGGAGCTGACCCGGCAGGTAAGCAGCATTCTGCTGTTCAACCAGCTTTTACCCGAAGGCACCAGCCTGTTCGATCAGGGACAGGTCAACGCGGGCGTGGCCAACAGCGTGAGTGAACTAGTGTCGAACCAGATCAGTCGGCTGGCTTCGTCGCTCAATGACAACCTGGACATCGGCCTGTCGTTTGGTGGCTTCACCAGCAGTAGCTCGACGCAAAACGACAACCTGCTCAATAACCTGCAACTACGCTTTTCGTATCGACTGCTTAACGACCGGCTGCGGATCAGCCGCGACGGGGGCTTCACGTACGGGCAGAACCAGTACAACACGGCCAGTCTGCTGGGCGAATGGACACTGGAATACTGGCTGACGTCTGACGGGCAATTGCGGGCGAAAGTTTACAATCGCAATCAGCAAAGCATTCTGAATCAGTTTAACCTGGCCAGCACAACCATTTCGACGGGCGGTGGGCTAAGCCTGCTTTACACCCGCTCGTTCAACCGGTTATTCGGTACAAGCCGCCCCGCCCCCGGACTGGCTCCTGCGCCAAGCAGCGCGTCGCCCACATCCCCCTCCACCCCGGTCACTCCGGTTTCCACGCTGTTTCGATAG
- a CDS encoding glycoside hydrolase family 43 protein: MRSIILLLFLTTSAFSQRTFTNPVKDSGPDPWVLQHDGWYYYMNTTGRNLTLWKTRDMADLRNAESKVIYTPPAGTPYSRDLWAPEIHRFNNKWYVYFAADSVNNLSHRIWVVENESPDPMQGDWTMKGKVSDPGDHWAIDMSVLDYDGQLYATWSGWAGATNGQQNIYIARLTNPWTMGSERVLISQPDLPWERHGDVPVDWQKNGEVPKVYVNEGPEFLRHDKQLFIIYSANACWLDYCMGLLTFTGTGDLLNPANWTKSPQPVFVQSPKNGVYAPGHGGFFRTTSANSPDWMIYHANPSATDGCGNKRAPHIQPFTWNPDGSPHFGEPILKSERTKE; the protein is encoded by the coding sequence ATGCGTAGCATTATCTTGCTCCTTTTTCTGACAACCTCGGCGTTTAGCCAACGCACGTTTACCAATCCCGTTAAAGATTCCGGCCCGGACCCGTGGGTGCTGCAACACGACGGCTGGTATTATTACATGAATACGACGGGCCGAAACCTGACGCTCTGGAAAACCCGCGACATGGCTGACCTGCGTAATGCGGAGTCGAAGGTGATCTACACGCCCCCCGCCGGAACCCCCTACTCGCGGGATCTCTGGGCACCCGAAATTCATCGGTTCAACAACAAATGGTACGTGTATTTCGCGGCCGATTCAGTCAACAATCTGAGCCATCGTATCTGGGTTGTTGAAAACGAATCGCCCGACCCCATGCAGGGCGACTGGACGATGAAAGGTAAAGTCAGCGATCCGGGCGACCATTGGGCCATCGATATGTCGGTGCTTGACTATGACGGTCAACTGTACGCTACGTGGTCGGGCTGGGCAGGGGCCACCAACGGGCAGCAGAACATTTACATCGCCAGACTGACCAATCCGTGGACGATGGGCAGCGAACGCGTACTGATTTCGCAACCGGACCTACCCTGGGAGCGGCACGGCGACGTTCCGGTCGACTGGCAGAAAAACGGCGAAGTCCCGAAAGTTTACGTCAACGAAGGCCCGGAATTCCTGCGGCACGACAAGCAGCTGTTCATCATTTATTCGGCCAATGCCTGCTGGCTCGACTACTGCATGGGGCTGCTTACGTTTACCGGTACGGGTGATCTGCTCAACCCCGCCAACTGGACAAAGAGCCCACAGCCGGTTTTTGTCCAGTCGCCCAAAAACGGCGTCTATGCCCCCGGCCACGGCGGTTTTTTCCGCACCACCAGCGCTAACTCACCCGACTGGATGATCTACCACGCCAACCCATCGGCCACCGATGGCTGCGGCAACAAACGCGCCCCTCACATTCAGCCGTTCACCTGGAATCCCGACGGTTCACCGCACTTCGGCGAGCCTATTCTAAAGAGCGAAAGAACGAAAGAGTGA
- a CDS encoding T9SS type A sorting domain-containing protein, producing the protein MPSPLLTATQRSLPAALASMLLLLLALLHSVTVRAQAPGSTAGLTISPASVSVCLGSPASLTAGGCPAGGIVRWSTGQTTAVVSVTASQPTTYTATCTVSGTATTTTATVTPVQAVTFTAGPGSITVCSGNTAVLSVALADGTSGTLAWYGDGNPVQQNPTASTPRLTFTDIQPYNVGNYYLTATNACGTTTSRAARVTVPPALTINAVSTPTSCASQFTGQISVTATGGSGDKQYQLNGQEFQTQNTFISLQSGSYVVGVRDALGCSTQTTVEVKPPTPMTLSIRTVDTRCFGGIDGGLVVGVTGGTSPYRYQINGGTAQPSGTFTDLKAGSYTLVVTDNAGCVTAQSALIGSPAAFDIRATAQPTRCAGSVDGSVTIVASNGNGPFQYQLGTGAYQTGTVFTGLGVGPYDFTVRDQIGCTIKRTVTVQQPVVLALTAAVLPVNCQGNASGAITVRSTGGTEPIRYQLTSSRTVQRNPVFSRLALGDYTVVATDTNGCTALLSVTVGKAEPIRLQATTQAARCCVCPTGTVSLTSTGGSGTTRSYQRLGLTDQASNQFGGFVPGSYRFRIADEAGCADTVQASVGDASALSLTVGTVKDANCAGGADGEAAVQIVGGTRPFLFYWQTPRRDTLQSRAMAQTGLTEGTYTVSVRDSNRCTASTAFVTIRSRFPTPEAPVVSQSGSTLRVTGSSGIQWYVQPTGSTSATAITNATSTTLTPFQSGRYYVVTTQNGCASPASNAVVFVLTAIAEPGTELSIRVLPNPIGTHLRLEIEQAIRQTVSLTLHDAGGRSVRQFTVPAFVGKQQLEYPLPDLPAGTYLLRADATDRQATMRVVKE; encoded by the coding sequence ATGCCATCTCCTCTACTAACCGCTACTCAACGGTCTTTGCCGGCTGCCCTTGCCAGTATGTTATTGCTGCTGCTGGCCCTACTACACTCCGTAACCGTACGGGCTCAGGCACCCGGCAGCACTGCCGGATTGACGATAAGTCCGGCTTCTGTCAGTGTGTGTCTGGGTAGCCCGGCTTCGCTGACGGCCGGTGGCTGCCCGGCGGGTGGTATAGTCCGCTGGTCGACGGGGCAAACGACTGCCGTTGTCAGCGTCACGGCCAGCCAGCCAACAACCTACACCGCTACCTGTACGGTCAGCGGTACGGCCACTACCACTACGGCAACCGTGACGCCCGTTCAGGCCGTCACGTTCACGGCGGGGCCGGGTTCAATTACAGTCTGCTCTGGTAATACGGCTGTTCTTTCTGTTGCCCTGGCAGACGGCACGTCGGGTACGCTGGCGTGGTACGGCGACGGTAATCCGGTACAACAAAATCCTACCGCGTCGACGCCACGGCTGACGTTTACGGACATACAGCCTTACAACGTGGGCAACTATTACCTGACGGCGACGAATGCCTGCGGCACCACCACCAGCCGGGCCGCGCGGGTTACCGTACCGCCCGCGCTGACGATCAACGCGGTCAGTACACCAACCAGCTGCGCCAGCCAGTTCACGGGGCAGATCAGTGTAACGGCAACGGGCGGTTCGGGCGACAAGCAGTATCAGCTCAACGGGCAGGAGTTTCAAACGCAGAATACGTTTATCAGTCTGCAATCCGGTAGCTACGTTGTGGGCGTCCGCGATGCGCTGGGCTGCTCGACTCAGACGACGGTCGAGGTAAAGCCGCCAACGCCCATGACGTTGTCGATTCGTACCGTCGATACCCGATGCTTCGGCGGTATCGATGGTGGGTTGGTCGTTGGTGTGACGGGTGGTACGTCTCCGTATCGGTACCAGATCAACGGCGGAACCGCCCAGCCGAGCGGTACATTCACTGACTTAAAAGCGGGGAGTTATACGCTCGTCGTGACAGACAATGCGGGTTGTGTAACGGCTCAGTCGGCGCTGATTGGGTCGCCAGCGGCTTTCGACATCCGTGCAACAGCACAGCCGACCCGGTGTGCTGGCTCGGTCGATGGGAGTGTCACGATTGTCGCCAGCAATGGCAACGGGCCTTTTCAATACCAGCTCGGTACCGGCGCTTATCAGACGGGTACGGTCTTCACCGGATTAGGAGTGGGCCCCTACGATTTCACCGTTCGGGACCAGATTGGGTGTACGATCAAACGAACCGTAACGGTGCAGCAGCCGGTCGTGCTGGCGCTGACGGCGGCCGTGCTTCCCGTAAACTGTCAGGGCAACGCCAGTGGGGCGATTACGGTGCGCAGTACCGGTGGTACGGAGCCAATCCGTTACCAGCTGACGTCGTCGCGCACGGTACAGCGGAATCCGGTATTCAGCCGGTTAGCGCTGGGCGATTACACGGTTGTAGCGACAGATACCAACGGCTGTACGGCTCTGCTGTCGGTTACGGTGGGGAAAGCCGAACCGATCCGGCTACAGGCAACGACGCAGGCGGCCCGCTGCTGCGTTTGCCCAACGGGTACCGTATCGTTGACGAGTACGGGTGGTTCGGGTACAACGCGTTCTTACCAGCGCCTGGGGCTGACGGATCAGGCCAGTAATCAGTTTGGCGGATTCGTGCCGGGTTCGTACCGCTTTAGAATTGCCGACGAGGCAGGCTGCGCCGACACGGTACAGGCCAGTGTCGGCGATGCATCGGCCCTGTCGCTAACGGTTGGTACGGTGAAAGATGCCAACTGCGCGGGCGGGGCAGACGGGGAAGCGGCCGTACAGATCGTGGGTGGTACACGCCCGTTTCTGTTCTATTGGCAAACCCCTCGGCGCGATACGCTGCAAAGTCGTGCTATGGCACAAACCGGCCTGACTGAAGGCACGTATACGGTAAGCGTTCGGGACAGTAACCGCTGCACAGCGTCGACGGCTTTCGTAACGATCCGATCGCGCTTTCCAACCCCGGAAGCCCCCGTTGTATCGCAGTCGGGCAGCACCTTGCGCGTGACTGGCTCGTCGGGTATTCAGTGGTACGTACAGCCAACGGGCAGTACATCGGCAACTGCCATCACCAACGCTACCTCAACTACGCTGACGCCCTTTCAGAGTGGCCGTTATTACGTCGTTACCACCCAGAACGGGTGTGCATCACCAGCTTCCAACGCGGTTGTTTTTGTGCTGACGGCTATCGCCGAACCCGGTACGGAACTGTCGATCCGGGTGCTGCCCAACCCCATCGGTACGCACCTGAGGCTGGAAATAGAGCAGGCCATCCGGCAAACTGTTTCGCTGACGTTGCACGACGCGGGTGGGCGATCTGTTCGTCAGTTCACCGTACCCGCCTTCGTCGGCAAACAACAGCTTGAATACCCGCTCCCCGATCTTCCCGCCGGTACCTATCTCCTCCGCGCCGACGCCACCGACCGGCAGGCAACGATGCGGGTTGTTAAGGAATAG